The following nucleotide sequence is from Micromonospora sp. WMMD1120.
GGTGGCGGCCCGATCGACGACGAGGCCGCGCTGCTCTGGGTGCGCCGCCGCGCCGACTGGTCCGCCGACGACCACGTCTCGCTGGCGGTGACCCCGGCGACCGGCGGCGACCTGCTGGGCTCCGTCTCGCTGCACCGCATCCACGACGGCGACGCGTCGATCGGCTACTGGACGACGCCGGCGGCGCGCGGGCGCGGCGTGGCGTCGCGCGCGGTCGCCGGGCTCACCGACTGGGCGTTCGCCAGTCTCTCGTTGCACCGGGTGGAGTTGTGTCACGCCGTGGCCAACCCGGCGTCCTGTCGGGTCGCCGACCGGGCCGGCTACCGGGCCGAGGGCACGCTGCGCGAGTCGTACCGCTACGGCGACGGCCGCCGCTACGACGAGCACCTGCACG
It contains:
- a CDS encoding GNAT family protein, with protein sequence MEHVHLTVDDLLLRPWHDEDAPAVRDALRDPAIAQWNPQGGGPIDDEAALLWVRRRADWSADDHVSLAVTPATGGDLLGSVSLHRIHDGDASIGYWTTPAARGRGVASRAVAGLTDWAFASLSLHRVELCHAVANPASCRVADRAGYRAEGTLRESYRYGDGRRYDEHLHARLASDH